One region of Skermanella mucosa genomic DNA includes:
- a CDS encoding SAM hydrolase/SAM-dependent halogenase family protein — translation MIVLFTDFGLSGPYTGQVKAVLAGRAPGVPVIDLFADAPAFQPYPCAYLLAAYCVAVPQGGVLLGVVDPGVGTDRLPLAVRADDRWYVGPDNGLFELVMRRAASVEAWAIDWRPERLSASFHGRDLFAPVAAGLALGGPVPGTPVPAERVRRPDWPDDLAQIVYIDVYGNAMTGLRASTLPADAVLTVAGRPVLPARTFGAVPPGEAFWYGNSNGLAEIAVNRGRADTVLGLGVGDPVGLSS, via the coding sequence ATGATTGTTTTGTTTACCGATTTCGGGTTGTCCGGACCCTATACCGGACAGGTGAAGGCGGTGCTGGCAGGCCGGGCGCCGGGGGTGCCGGTGATCGACCTGTTCGCGGACGCGCCCGCCTTCCAACCCTATCCCTGCGCCTACCTGCTCGCCGCCTATTGCGTCGCCGTGCCGCAGGGCGGCGTGCTGCTCGGGGTCGTCGATCCCGGCGTCGGGACCGATCGCCTGCCGCTGGCCGTGCGCGCCGACGACCGCTGGTATGTCGGGCCGGACAACGGCCTGTTCGAGCTGGTGATGCGCCGCGCCGCCTCGGTGGAGGCCTGGGCGATCGACTGGCGGCCGGAGCGCCTGTCGGCCAGCTTCCACGGCCGCGACCTGTTCGCCCCGGTGGCCGCCGGCCTGGCGCTGGGCGGGCCGGTCCCCGGAACGCCGGTCCCGGCGGAGCGGGTCCGCCGCCCCGACTGGCCCGACGACCTGGCGCAGATCGTCTATATCGACGTCTACGGCAACGCCATGACCGGCCTGCGCGCCTCGACGCTCCCCGCCGACGCCGTGCTGACGGTCGCCGGCCGGCCCGTCTTGCCCGCCCGGACGTTCGGCGCGGTGCCGCCCGGCGAAGCCTTCTGGTACGGGAACTCCAACGGCCTCGCCGAGATCGCGGTCAACCGGGGCCGGGCGGACACGGTTTTAGGATTGGGTGTCGGCGATCCTGTCGGGCTTTCCAGCTGA
- a CDS encoding metal ABC transporter permease, whose product MNPADVIATLTLQAGFNSAVVVVGTACLGVAAGVIGSFMLLRKRALVSDALSHATLPGIALAFLAATWLGLEGRSLPVLLAGALFSGALGVLAIQAISRHTRLPEDAAIGAVLSVFFGVGVVLLSHIQTLPTGNQAGLKTFILGQTAAMNRTEAAAIAALALAAVAASALLFKEFRLLCFDPDFAAGQGWPTRRIDLALMGLTTLVTVIGLQTVGLILIIALLIVPPAAARFWTERLGVMVVVAAVLGGASGWIGASLSALVPRLPAGAVIVLVAGALFTASFLFAPARGVVATAWRQARLRLAYAEQAALAARLAGDPPSPAMRPWLRLRGWLRGEDLTERGIAAARAAERNRRLWERFLMRYPTLIPGQANWGIDPIDRVLPRDLVRELEGLPGETAR is encoded by the coding sequence ATGAACCCCGCCGACGTGATCGCGACGCTGACCCTCCAGGCCGGCTTCAACTCGGCCGTGGTGGTGGTCGGCACCGCCTGCCTGGGGGTGGCGGCCGGCGTCATCGGAAGCTTCATGCTGCTGCGCAAGCGCGCCCTGGTCAGCGACGCGCTGAGCCACGCGACCCTGCCGGGGATAGCCCTGGCCTTCCTGGCCGCGACCTGGCTCGGTCTGGAAGGGCGCAGCCTGCCGGTGCTGCTGGCCGGCGCGCTGTTCAGCGGGGCGCTGGGCGTGCTGGCGATCCAGGCGATCTCCCGCCACACGAGGCTGCCGGAGGACGCCGCCATCGGCGCCGTGCTGAGCGTGTTCTTCGGCGTCGGCGTCGTTCTGCTGAGCCATATCCAGACCCTGCCGACCGGCAACCAGGCGGGGCTGAAGACCTTCATCCTGGGCCAGACCGCCGCCATGAACCGGACCGAGGCGGCGGCGATCGCGGCACTGGCGCTGGCGGCGGTGGCGGCCTCCGCCCTGCTGTTCAAGGAGTTCAGGCTGCTCTGCTTCGATCCCGACTTCGCGGCCGGCCAGGGCTGGCCGACCCGCCGGATCGACCTGGCCCTGATGGGACTGACCACGCTGGTCACGGTGATCGGCCTCCAGACCGTCGGGCTGATCCTGATCATCGCCCTGCTGATCGTGCCGCCGGCGGCGGCCCGTTTCTGGACCGAGCGGCTGGGGGTCATGGTGGTCGTCGCCGCCGTGCTGGGGGGTGCCAGCGGCTGGATCGGCGCCAGCCTGTCGGCGCTGGTGCCGCGCCTGCCGGCGGGCGCCGTGATCGTGCTGGTGGCCGGCGCGCTGTTCACGGCGAGCTTCCTGTTCGCCCCGGCCCGCGGCGTGGTGGCGACGGCGTGGCGGCAGGCCCGCCTGCGCCTCGCCTATGCGGAGCAGGCGGCGCTGGCAGCACGGCTGGCCGGCGACCCGCCCTCGCCGGCGATGCGGCCGTGGCTGCGGCTGCGCGGCTGGCTGCGCGGCGAAGACCTGACCGAGCGGGGGATTGCGGCGGCGAGGGCGGCCGAGCGGAACCGGCGGCTGTGGGAGCGTTTCCTGATGCGCTACCCGACCCTTATCCCGGGACAGGCCAACTGGGGCATCGACCCGATCGACCGGGTGCTGCCCCGCGACCTGGTGCGGGAGCTGGAGGGGCTTCCGGGGGAGACGGCGCGATGA
- a CDS encoding metal ABC transporter ATP-binding protein: protein MLFPFRAAKGDGPFAASPLEVRGLTVAYNRKPVLWSADYTAPSRGLIAIVGPNGAGKSTFIKACLGLVPAVSGTVRVHGGPVGRRRALIGYVPQRESVDWDFPASALDVVAMGRYGMIGWCRPVGRAHREAARACLDRVGMADFADRQIGQLSGGQQQRVFLARALAQEAKVYFMDEPFAGVDAATERAVIQVLRDLDAAGRTVICVHHDLQTVADYFDHVLLLNTRVIGAGPVATTLTAEMLRQTYGGRLGPADVPAGRAGIAGAALPVRAETA, encoded by the coding sequence ATGCTGTTCCCGTTCCGAGCCGCCAAGGGCGACGGGCCGTTCGCCGCCTCCCCGCTGGAGGTGCGCGGCCTGACCGTCGCCTACAACAGGAAGCCCGTGCTGTGGTCGGCCGACTATACCGCCCCGTCCCGCGGCCTGATCGCCATCGTCGGCCCCAACGGCGCCGGCAAGTCCACCTTCATCAAGGCCTGCCTGGGGCTGGTCCCGGCGGTGTCGGGCACCGTGCGGGTCCATGGCGGGCCGGTCGGGCGGCGCCGCGCGCTGATCGGCTACGTACCCCAGCGCGAAAGCGTGGACTGGGACTTCCCGGCCTCCGCCCTGGACGTCGTCGCGATGGGCCGCTACGGCATGATCGGCTGGTGCCGGCCGGTCGGGCGCGCCCACCGGGAGGCGGCGCGGGCCTGCCTGGACCGGGTCGGCATGGCCGACTTCGCCGACCGCCAGATCGGCCAGCTCTCGGGCGGCCAGCAGCAGCGGGTATTCCTGGCCCGCGCGCTGGCCCAGGAGGCGAAGGTCTATTTCATGGACGAGCCGTTCGCGGGCGTCGATGCCGCGACCGAGCGGGCGGTGATCCAGGTGCTGCGCGACCTCGACGCCGCCGGGCGCACGGTGATCTGCGTCCACCACGACCTGCAGACCGTCGCCGATTATTTCGACCATGTCCTGCTGCTGAACACCCGCGTGATCGGGGCCGGGCCGGTGGCGACGACCCTGACCGCGGAGATGCTGCGCCAGACCTATGGCGGGCGGCTCGGGCCGGCCGACGTCCCCGCGGGCCGGGCAGGCATCGCCGGCGCGGCCCTGCCGGTGCGGGCGGAGACGGCGTGA
- a CDS encoding putative 2-aminoethylphosphonate ABC transporter permease subunit: MTGRTLDRVSPAPSPAVAIVRQRAGRDDWVVRAGLVVLALYLAVSIVLPLWTLLSKSFQDRAGDFVGLANYAAYASNPALVRSVLNSLTVAGLTTAITLALAFVYAYGLTRSRMPGRGLFRAVAMIPLLAPSLLPAISLIYLFGNQGLVRDWLMGWSIYGPIGIVMGEVFYTFPHALLILTTALAVADQRLYEAADCLGATRFRRFMTVTLPGARYGLVSAGFVVFTLVITDFGVPKVIGGSFDVLATDVYKQVVGQQNFQMGAVVSAVLLVPAILAFAVDRMVQRRQVAQLSGRAVSFQPRAEPFRDWSLFAACALVAFGLLAILGMAAFASLVTFWPYNLEPTLRHYSFDLMDGGGWASYWNSLKMAGLTAVVGTAVIFTGAWAIEKGRGAGPLRAACHLLAMLPMAVPGLVLGLAYIFFFNPAGNPLNFLYGTLAILVMNSIAHFYTVGHLTAVTALKQIDPEFESVSASLKVPSYTTFRRVTVPVCLPAILGISIYLFVNAMTTVSGVVFLYSPDTTLASIAVLNMDDAGDIAPAAAMAMMIVYTSAAVKLFHALATGRLLRLTQRWRAR, translated from the coding sequence ATGACCGGCAGGACCCTGGACCGGGTCTCGCCCGCACCATCCCCCGCCGTCGCCATCGTCCGCCAGCGCGCCGGCCGCGACGACTGGGTGGTGCGCGCCGGCCTCGTCGTCCTGGCCCTGTATCTCGCCGTCAGCATCGTTCTGCCTCTCTGGACCCTGCTGTCAAAGAGCTTCCAGGACCGCGCCGGCGACTTCGTCGGGCTCGCCAACTACGCCGCCTATGCCTCCAACCCGGCGCTGGTCCGGTCGGTCCTGAACAGCCTGACCGTCGCGGGGCTGACCACCGCGATCACCCTGGCGCTGGCCTTCGTCTACGCCTACGGCCTGACCCGCAGCCGGATGCCCGGACGCGGCCTGTTCCGCGCGGTCGCCATGATCCCGCTGCTGGCGCCGTCGCTGCTGCCGGCGATCTCGCTGATCTACCTGTTCGGCAACCAGGGGCTGGTCCGGGACTGGCTGATGGGCTGGTCGATCTACGGCCCGATCGGCATCGTCATGGGCGAGGTGTTCTACACCTTCCCCCACGCGCTGCTGATCCTGACCACCGCGCTGGCGGTCGCCGACCAGCGCTTGTACGAGGCGGCCGACTGCCTGGGCGCCACCCGGTTCCGCCGCTTCATGACCGTGACCCTGCCGGGCGCCCGCTACGGGCTGGTCAGCGCTGGCTTCGTCGTCTTCACCCTGGTGATCACCGATTTCGGCGTGCCCAAGGTGATCGGCGGCTCCTTCGACGTGCTGGCGACCGACGTCTACAAGCAGGTGGTCGGCCAGCAGAATTTCCAGATGGGCGCCGTGGTCAGCGCCGTCCTGCTGGTCCCGGCGATCCTCGCCTTCGCGGTGGACCGCATGGTCCAGCGCCGCCAGGTGGCCCAGCTGAGCGGCCGGGCGGTCAGTTTCCAGCCCCGCGCCGAGCCTTTCCGCGACTGGAGCCTGTTCGCCGCCTGCGCTCTGGTCGCCTTCGGCCTGCTCGCGATCCTCGGGATGGCGGCTTTCGCCTCCCTGGTCACCTTCTGGCCCTACAACCTCGAACCGACCCTTCGCCACTACAGCTTCGACCTGATGGACGGCGGCGGCTGGGCGTCCTACTGGAACAGCCTGAAGATGGCGGGCCTGACCGCAGTGGTCGGCACCGCCGTGATCTTCACCGGGGCCTGGGCAATCGAGAAGGGCCGCGGCGCCGGCCCGCTGCGCGCCGCCTGCCACCTGCTCGCCATGCTGCCCATGGCGGTGCCGGGGCTGGTGCTGGGCCTCGCCTACATCTTCTTCTTCAATCCGGCCGGCAACCCGCTCAACTTCCTGTACGGCACGCTGGCGATCCTGGTGATGAACAGCATCGCCCATTTCTACACGGTCGGCCACCTGACCGCCGTGACCGCGCTGAAGCAGATCGATCCCGAGTTCGAGAGCGTCTCCGCCTCCCTCAAGGTGCCCAGCTACACCACCTTCCGCCGGGTGACCGTACCGGTCTGCCTGCCGGCGATCCTGGGCATCAGCATCTACCTGTTCGTCAACGCCATGACGACGGTCTCGGGCGTGGTCTTCCTCTATTCGCCCGACACGACGCTGGCCTCGATCGCCGTGCTCAACATGGACGATGCCGGCGACATCGCCCCGGCCGCCGCCATGGCGATGATGATCGTCTATACCTCCGCCGCCGTGAAGCTCTTCCACGCCCTGGCCACCGGCCGCCTCCTCCGCCTCACCCAGCGCTGGCGGGCAAGGTAG
- a CDS encoding metal ABC transporter permease gives MITTQEFLQIDLPAMTAAVLACISCALVGNFLVLRRQSLLGDAISHAILPGIVGGFLLTGSRFGPGVIGGALAAAVVAGVLIESVRRLGRLDGGAAMGVVFTVMFAGGVVLIEQGAARAVDLDADCVLYGQLEAILWLAPQGWADLADPAVWADLPRQVVTLALVTALCIACVVAFRKELALTSFDPALATTLGIPAGLFHYGIVVLVAVAAIASFEAVGSILVVAMLICPAATARLLTDRLSVQLWLSVAIGALTGAGGYLLGAFGPSLLAGGPADALNAAGMIATLAGVLLAAAILFAPRHGVLARNRMSGRAVGRGAGRAAG, from the coding sequence ATGATCACCACGCAGGAATTCCTCCAGATCGACCTGCCGGCCATGACCGCGGCGGTGCTCGCCTGCATCAGCTGCGCGCTGGTCGGAAATTTCCTGGTGCTTCGGCGGCAGAGCCTGCTGGGCGACGCGATCAGCCACGCCATCCTGCCCGGCATCGTCGGCGGCTTCCTGCTGACCGGCTCCCGCTTCGGCCCGGGGGTGATCGGCGGGGCGCTGGCGGCGGCGGTCGTCGCGGGCGTGCTGATCGAATCGGTGCGCAGGCTGGGCCGGCTGGACGGGGGTGCTGCCATGGGCGTCGTGTTCACCGTGATGTTCGCGGGCGGCGTGGTGCTGATCGAGCAGGGCGCCGCCCGCGCCGTCGACCTGGACGCCGACTGCGTGCTCTACGGCCAGCTGGAAGCGATCCTGTGGCTGGCGCCGCAGGGCTGGGCCGACCTGGCGGACCCGGCGGTGTGGGCCGACCTGCCGCGCCAGGTGGTGACGCTGGCCCTGGTGACGGCGCTGTGCATCGCCTGCGTCGTCGCTTTCCGGAAGGAACTGGCGCTGACCTCGTTCGACCCGGCGCTGGCGACGACGCTGGGCATTCCCGCCGGATTGTTCCATTACGGGATCGTCGTGCTGGTCGCGGTCGCCGCGATCGCCTCGTTCGAGGCGGTCGGCTCGATCCTGGTGGTCGCGATGCTGATCTGCCCGGCGGCGACGGCGCGCCTGCTGACCGACCGGCTGTCGGTCCAGCTGTGGCTGAGCGTCGCGATCGGCGCCCTGACCGGGGCCGGCGGCTATCTGCTGGGCGCCTTCGGCCCGTCACTGCTGGCCGGCGGCCCGGCCGACGCGCTGAACGCCGCCGGGATGATCGCGACCCTGGCCGGCGTCCTGCTGGCGGCCGCCATCCTGTTCGCGCCACGCCACGGCGTGCTGGCCCGCAACCGGATGTCCGGGCGGGCAGTGGGGCGAGGGGCGGGCCGAGCGGCGGGGTAG
- a CDS encoding metal ABC transporter solute-binding protein, Zn/Mn family, whose amino-acid sequence MALVSRRLFVLAILCLALYPITSPRAAGQPFAAVATTSQVADLVREVAGGRAEVSSLMGEGVDPHTYKLTRSDVARIAGADILFYSGLHLEGKIIDALTRVAGSGKPVHAVAEAVPADRLLTPEGFDGNPDPHVWMDVALWTHALNSVRDALAAFDPQGADIYRANAADLARRFERLDAYARSVLGGIPEQARVLVTAHDAFNYLGRAYGLEVRGIQGISTESEAGLREIEDLVDLLVTRRIAAVFVETSVSERNIRALIDGAAARGHEVVIGGALYSDAMGAPGTYEGTYVGMIDHNVTTIARALGGAPPAGGFEGRLAALER is encoded by the coding sequence ATGGCCCTGGTTTCCAGACGGTTGTTCGTGCTGGCGATTCTGTGCCTCGCCCTCTATCCGATCACTTCGCCCAGAGCCGCCGGCCAGCCCTTCGCCGCCGTCGCCACCACGTCGCAGGTGGCCGACCTGGTGCGCGAGGTCGCGGGCGGGCGGGCCGAGGTTTCCAGCCTGATGGGCGAAGGGGTCGATCCGCACACCTACAAGCTGACCCGGTCCGACGTGGCGCGGATCGCCGGGGCCGACATCCTGTTTTACAGCGGCCTGCACCTGGAGGGGAAGATCATCGACGCGCTGACCCGCGTCGCCGGGTCCGGCAAGCCGGTCCACGCCGTCGCCGAGGCGGTTCCGGCCGACCGGCTGCTGACGCCCGAAGGGTTCGACGGCAACCCGGACCCGCATGTCTGGATGGACGTGGCCCTGTGGACCCATGCGCTCAACTCGGTGCGCGACGCGCTGGCGGCGTTCGATCCCCAGGGCGCGGACATCTACCGTGCCAACGCGGCGGACCTGGCCCGGCGGTTCGAGCGGCTGGACGCCTATGCCCGGTCGGTGCTGGGGGGCATCCCGGAGCAGGCCCGCGTCCTGGTCACCGCCCACGACGCCTTCAACTACCTGGGCCGCGCCTACGGGCTGGAGGTGCGCGGCATCCAGGGCATCAGCACGGAGTCGGAGGCCGGGCTGCGCGAGATCGAGGACCTGGTCGACCTGCTGGTCACCCGCCGGATCGCCGCCGTCTTCGTCGAGACCAGCGTGTCCGAGCGCAACATCCGGGCGCTGATCGACGGCGCCGCCGCGCGCGGCCACGAGGTCGTGATCGGCGGCGCGCTGTATTCGGACGCGATGGGCGCGCCCGGCACCTATGAAGGGACCTATGTCGGCATGATCGACCACAACGTGACGACCATCGCCCGCGCGCTGGGCGGAGCCCCGCCGGCCGGCGGGTTCGAGGGCCGTCTCGCGGCGCTGGAGAGGTGA
- a CDS encoding putative 2-aminoethylphosphonate ABC transporter ATP-binding protein has protein sequence MTGAAPYLRLENVTKSFGPFQALKGVSLEIFGGEFVCFLGPSGCGKTTLLRAIAGLDVQTGGRIEQGGRDVSDLPAGERDFGIVFQSYALFPNLTVARNVGYGLESRRTPRDERNRRVAELLDLVGLPDAGPKYPAQLSGGQQQRVALARALATSPGLLLLDEPLSALDARVRQHLRTEIVRLHRRLGITTVMVTHDQEEALSMADRIVVMDQGRIEQVGTPLTIYRHPASRFVADFIGRMNFLPAVAAGPGRVRVGTLHLETGGLDGPAPGTAVTLGVRPEDIQVRDVGAGSPNAFQAKVHELEFMGGIWRAALTGPDGAPGLHADFSTNAVRDLDIGRGSALTVAVPPERIRVFQQASAP, from the coding sequence ATGACCGGTGCCGCCCCCTATCTGCGCCTGGAGAACGTCACCAAGTCGTTCGGTCCGTTCCAGGCGCTCAAGGGCGTCTCGCTGGAGATCTTCGGCGGCGAGTTCGTCTGCTTCCTCGGGCCGTCCGGCTGCGGCAAGACCACCCTGCTGCGTGCCATCGCCGGCCTGGACGTCCAGACTGGTGGCCGGATCGAGCAGGGCGGCCGCGACGTGTCGGACCTTCCCGCCGGGGAGCGTGATTTCGGCATCGTGTTCCAGTCCTACGCCCTGTTCCCCAATCTGACCGTCGCGCGCAACGTCGGCTACGGGCTGGAGAGCCGCCGGACCCCGCGCGACGAGCGGAACCGGCGGGTGGCCGAGCTGCTCGACCTCGTGGGGCTGCCCGACGCCGGCCCCAAATACCCGGCGCAGCTGTCCGGCGGGCAGCAGCAGCGGGTGGCGCTGGCCCGCGCGCTGGCGACCTCGCCCGGGCTCCTGCTGCTGGACGAGCCGCTGTCGGCGCTCGACGCCCGGGTGCGCCAGCACCTGCGGACCGAGATCGTCCGGCTGCACCGCCGGCTCGGCATCACCACCGTCATGGTGACCCACGACCAGGAGGAGGCGCTGTCCATGGCCGACCGCATCGTGGTCATGGACCAGGGCCGGATCGAGCAGGTCGGCACGCCCCTGACGATCTACCGTCACCCGGCCAGCCGGTTCGTCGCCGACTTCATCGGCCGAATGAATTTCCTGCCCGCCGTCGCCGCCGGCCCCGGCCGGGTCCGCGTCGGCACACTGCACCTGGAAACCGGCGGGCTTGACGGCCCCGCCCCAGGCACCGCCGTGACCCTGGGCGTCCGGCCGGAGGATATCCAGGTCCGCGATGTCGGCGCCGGCTCGCCCAACGCCTTCCAAGCCAAGGTCCATGAACTGGAGTTCATGGGCGGCATCTGGCGGGCGGCGCTGACCGGGCCGGACGGTGCCCCGGGTCTCCACGCTGACTTCTCCACCAACGCGGTCCGCGACCTCGACATCGGCCGGGGCAGCGCCCTGACCGTGGCGGTCCCGCCCGAACGCATCCGCGTCTTCCAGCAGGCCTCCGCCCCATGA
- a CDS encoding phosphonate degradation HD-domain oxygenase encodes MTDTVSEIFELFRASGDQAYFGEAVSQTEHALQTAALAEQFGAPPHLVVASLLHDVGHLLHGLGEGVADEELDARHEAIGARWLADRFPEDVCAPVRLHVAAKRYLCAVEPAYAAALSPASKQSLRLQGGPLSEDQAARFILGRFGPDAVLVRRWDDKAKVPGLPTPGLDHFRPYLAVCAMRSD; translated from the coding sequence ATGACCGACACCGTATCCGAAATCTTCGAGCTTTTCCGAGCCTCCGGCGACCAGGCCTATTTCGGCGAGGCGGTCAGCCAGACCGAGCACGCGCTCCAGACCGCGGCGCTGGCCGAGCAGTTCGGCGCCCCGCCCCATCTGGTCGTCGCCTCGCTGCTGCACGACGTCGGCCATCTGCTCCACGGGCTGGGCGAAGGCGTCGCCGACGAGGAGTTGGACGCCCGGCACGAGGCGATCGGCGCGCGATGGCTGGCGGATCGATTCCCCGAGGACGTCTGCGCGCCGGTGCGGCTGCACGTCGCGGCCAAGCGCTACCTGTGCGCGGTCGAGCCGGCCTACGCCGCCGCCCTGTCGCCCGCCTCGAAGCAGAGCCTGAGGCTCCAGGGGGGACCCCTGAGCGAGGACCAGGCCGCCCGCTTCATCCTGGGCCGCTTCGGTCCCGACGCGGTGCTGGTGCGCCGCTGGGACGACAAGGCCAAGGTCCCGGGTCTGCCGACGCCTGGGCTGGACCATTTCAGGCCGTATCTGGCGGTCTGCGCGATGCGGTCGGACTGA
- a CDS encoding putative 2-aminoethylphosphonate ABC transporter substrate-binding protein, whose product MGHLQAMNSLFRAATAGAAFLGAALAAAPADAKTQLTVYTAVEADELAAFKQAFEAKNPDIEIRWVRDSTGIITAKLLAEKANPQADIVWGLAATSLKLLADDGMLMAYAPKGLDQIAKDLRDPAEPPAWVGQRVWISAVCFNTVEAKKRNLPAPKSWADLADPVYKGQIAMPNPNSSGTGFLSVSAWVQTMGEEKAWDYMTRLHDNVATYTHSGSKPCRQAGAGEYAVGISFDYRGAKVKADGAPVDVLVMSEGSGWDLESFGIVKGTDAPDAAKALADWSVSREANEMYAKAYSVVALPGVAKPIPGYPDGLIQSMIKNDFSWVAANRERLLAEWQKRFDGKTEPKS is encoded by the coding sequence ATGGGCCATCTTCAAGCCATGAACAGCCTTTTCCGTGCCGCGACCGCCGGCGCCGCTTTCCTGGGAGCGGCACTCGCCGCCGCCCCGGCCGACGCCAAGACCCAGCTCACCGTCTATACCGCGGTGGAGGCTGACGAACTGGCCGCCTTCAAGCAGGCGTTCGAGGCGAAGAACCCCGACATCGAGATCCGCTGGGTCCGGGACTCGACCGGCATCATCACCGCCAAGCTGCTGGCGGAAAAGGCCAATCCCCAGGCCGACATCGTCTGGGGCCTGGCCGCCACCAGCCTCAAGCTGCTGGCCGACGACGGCATGCTGATGGCCTACGCGCCCAAGGGCCTGGACCAGATCGCCAAGGACCTGCGCGACCCGGCGGAGCCGCCGGCCTGGGTCGGGCAGCGGGTCTGGATCTCGGCGGTCTGCTTCAACACGGTCGAGGCGAAGAAGCGCAACCTGCCGGCCCCGAAGAGCTGGGCCGACCTCGCCGACCCGGTCTACAAGGGCCAGATCGCGATGCCCAACCCCAACTCGTCCGGCACCGGCTTCCTGTCGGTCTCGGCCTGGGTCCAGACCATGGGCGAGGAGAAGGCCTGGGACTACATGACCCGGCTGCACGACAACGTCGCGACCTACACCCATTCCGGCTCCAAGCCGTGCCGCCAGGCCGGCGCCGGCGAATACGCGGTCGGCATCTCGTTCGACTATCGCGGCGCCAAGGTCAAGGCCGACGGCGCCCCGGTCGATGTCCTGGTGATGAGCGAGGGTTCCGGCTGGGACCTGGAGAGCTTCGGCATCGTCAAGGGCACCGACGCCCCGGACGCCGCCAAGGCGCTGGCCGACTGGTCGGTCAGCCGGGAAGCGAACGAGATGTACGCCAAGGCCTATTCGGTCGTGGCGCTGCCCGGCGTCGCCAAGCCGATCCCGGGCTATCCCGACGGCCTGATCCAGTCCATGATCAAGAACGACTTCAGCTGGGTCGCGGCCAACCGCGAGCGCCTGCTGGCGGAATGGCAGAAGCGCTTCGACGGCAAGACCGAGCCGAAGAGCTGA
- the phnX gene encoding phosphonoacetaldehyde hydrolase has translation MTTKPPANPSANPFARSYDGPVRAVILDWAGTVVDFGSRAPMGVFVAAFGTVGVTISVAEARVPMGLPKWDHIKAVGALPEVAKRWRDVHGRPMSDGDVDDLYARFLPMNVEVVADHAALVPGARTTIADLRARGVKIGSTTGYSRPIMDVLIPAAAANGYEPDCVVCAGDLAAGRPTPLMCYQNMIELNVWPAAACVKVDDTLPGIEEGLNAGMWTVAVALTGNEMGLAVEELTALSEDELKVRRTAAYDRLRAGGAHYVIDGIGQLIPVIEDIERRLALGAVP, from the coding sequence ATGACGACCAAACCCCCTGCCAATCCCTCTGCCAACCCCTTCGCCAGATCCTATGACGGGCCGGTCCGGGCGGTCATCCTGGACTGGGCCGGCACCGTGGTGGATTTCGGCAGCCGGGCGCCGATGGGCGTGTTCGTGGCGGCCTTCGGCACGGTCGGCGTCACGATCTCGGTCGCGGAGGCGCGCGTGCCCATGGGGCTGCCCAAGTGGGACCACATCAAGGCGGTCGGCGCGCTGCCCGAGGTGGCGAAGCGCTGGCGCGACGTGCATGGCCGGCCCATGTCCGACGGCGACGTGGACGATCTCTACGCCCGCTTCCTGCCCATGAACGTCGAGGTGGTCGCCGACCACGCGGCGCTGGTGCCGGGCGCCCGCACCACCATCGCCGACCTGCGCGCCCGCGGCGTGAAGATCGGCTCGACCACCGGCTATTCCCGGCCGATCATGGACGTGCTGATCCCGGCGGCCGCCGCCAACGGATACGAGCCGGACTGCGTGGTCTGCGCCGGCGACCTGGCCGCCGGGCGGCCGACCCCGCTGATGTGCTACCAGAACATGATCGAGCTGAACGTCTGGCCGGCCGCCGCCTGCGTCAAGGTGGACGATACCCTGCCCGGCATCGAGGAAGGGCTGAACGCCGGCATGTGGACCGTCGCGGTGGCCCTGACCGGCAACGAGATGGGGCTGGCGGTCGAGGAATTGACGGCGCTGTCGGAAGACGAGTTGAAGGTCAGGCGGACCGCCGCGTATGATCGGTTGCGCGCGGGCGGCGCCCATTATGTGATCGACGGGATCGGACAGCTGATACCCGTGATCGAGGACATCGAGCGCCGCCTCGCCCTGGGGGCTGTTCCGTGA